A window of Daucus carota subsp. sativus chromosome 2, DH1 v3.0, whole genome shotgun sequence genomic DNA:
TTTATCACTTaatattccatctccttgaggTACCTTTCAACTCATTTTCAGCCGGAATTAAGTGACAAACATGCCTGTATAGATCAGATGATGTGTATGTATATTATATCGCTTTTTTGTTTTAGTATGATCTGATTTGTATTGGTTTAAGCAATTCAATGAGCCTTTACATTGTAATCTACTTGATTGTGCActtaattgtgttttatttacTTAATCTACTTATCTTTATTCTTATTTAGTAAATTGCATGTGCTAATGATTTATGTTGCTGACTGATTTGTAGGTGATATGTTGTTTTTAGAGCAATAATTTGGTTATACTTGTTAGTATATACGAGGTTGAACGAAAATGAGTATAGTAGGGTTTGATATGGGGAATGAGAATTGTGTTATTGGTGTCGCTAAGCAAGGTGGAATTGATGTTTTGTTGAATGAGGAATCTAATAGGGAAATACCAGCTGTGGTGTCGTTTGGTGAGAAGCAAAGGTTTATAGGTTTGGCAGGGGCTGCTTCTGCGACAATGAACCCTAAATCGACTATTTCTCAGGTTAAAAGAATGATTGGTGTGAAATTTAGGGAGATGGAGGAGGATCATAGGTTGTTGCCTTTTGAGACTAGTGAGGGTCCTGATGGTGGAATTTTGATTCATGTACAGTACTTAAATGAAAAACATAGTTTTACTCCTGTTCAGATACTGGCAATGTTGTTTGCTCACTTAAAGCAAATGTCGGAAAAAAGTCTTATGACGTCTATATCAAAATGTGTTATTGGGACACCGTCGTATTTCACGGATCAACAAAGGCGTGCTTATTTGGATGCAGCAGAGATTGCTGGATTGCATCCATTAAGGCTGATGCATGATTGTACTGCTATTGCTTTAGGTTATGGTATCTACAGGACTGAGTTCCCCAGTAAAAGGCGTAGTACTGTTGTGTTTGTTGATATTGGTCATTGTGATACTCAGGTTACTGTTGCAGCATTCCGACCTGGACATATGGAGATCTTGTCTCATTCTTTTGATAGAAATTTGGGAGGGAGAAATTTTGATGAGGTTTTATTCAAACATTTTGCTACAGAGTTCAAAGAGCACTATAATATCGATGTTTATTCAAATACCAGGGCCGCTGTAAGGCTGAGGGTTGCATGCGAGAAGCTGAAGAAAGTTTTAAGTGCAAATCCTGAAGCACCTCTTAATATTGAATGTCTGATGGATGAGAAAGATGTCAAGGGATTCATAAAGAGAGAAGATTTTGAGAAGCTCTCTGCAGACTTGTTCGAAAGGATTAGCCATCCTTGTCAAAAGGCTTTGCTCGATTCTGGTCTGTCTATGGATAAGATTAATTCTGTAGAGCTCATCGGTTCTGGATCTAGGATACCAGCTGTTAAGAAGATCTTAGCTTCTCTATTTGGTACAGAACCTAGACGGACCCTTAATGCAAGTGAGTGTGTGGCTCGTGGCTGTGCTATTCAGTGTGCAATGCTTAGTCCGATATACCGTGTCAAAGACTACGAGGTTCGTTATATTTCTTACATCTTTAAAGTATTGTACATATTTGCAAGCTATTTAttgggttttttttttgcagaagTTGTAAGGGGTGAAAAATTGATTTACCTACCTATATACTTGCCTGATGATTTTCTAGGCTAGTTAAATGGTCGGTTTGTTGACTCATACAAGAAAAAACTAATATTGCAATCTGACCTCTAAAGGATACACCTAATTACCTTAACAGGTCTTCAGTGTTCCCTTTTTTATACATTGCTACTGAATGATCTACTCGGTTATAGAAAAAGCTTTGGTTGATTGTCTATCAGACCGATTTAACCGTGCTTGGTCCGGGCCAATTGTTGCATCTTGGCTCTATATGTTGCTGATCTCATATTTGATACATGGAAGTGTTAGTTTAAAGTCTTTATTATATAGCTGCGCTGTTGACATACATTTGCTAATTTATTATGGAATCAAATACTGATTGGTGCTTGTCGTTACAAAGTTGTAAGTCACAGGTCTTTGTATGTAGTTCCTAAGTTCCTTATTGCTGCAGTGGGAACCCATCCCTACACTTAGAGATATATGGATCTAGATTTGATGACAGGGTCAAACTTTTCTGAGCAATATTGTATGAACTTTATATATGAATGTCATTCTTGTGTAGTTATTTAAAgcttacaaaatttaatatttcacaTGATCACGTCATATACAGGTCAAAGACTCATTTCCTTTCTCCATAGGACTTTCATTAGATGAAGGTCTAATCAATAATTCAAATGGGATTCTTTTCCCGAAAGGCTGTCTCTTTCCAAGTGAAAAGATCCTTCAACTGCATAGAAGGAGTACATTCCATATGGAAGCATTTTATGCTGATCAAAATGAATTGCCTTCTGGTATATCACCCCAAATCAGCAAATTTATTGTAAGTGTGCACCCCCTTTTTGtcgttttttaatattttttctcaaatctgtATTAAGGTTTTGATAAAATTATGGTTTTAATGCATTGAAatttttttccataaaaagtGGGTTTCAACAAATAAAGTGTAGTCACTTTGCATGGTGAGTTAGGCTAATGTTAGTATGCACTTCTCCCCGGTATTTAGAGGTTCGCTTGTGTATCTATATCCTTCATTTGTGGTATATGCGCTTGTGAATATGTTTATGGGTATAAAGACTCTGATTTTGATTATCTTGGAGCTTGCATTAAGATAATTGACTTTGAATAATCCAAAATATGTCACTGTCTGGTTGTTTTGTCGGGTTATAACTAAAGGGGATTATGGTTTTACTGGGATTGTTCTGATTGACTTAACAAGCTTCCGTAATCCTTTGGCCATTCTTTTAAAAAGATCTTGCCTTGACTAAGGTAATAGCCATCCATTTGGATTCTGCTTGTACCTGAATCTGAGCATTATAATGTTTCTATAGTCAAAAGATAGGACAGGTTATATATTTTTCCTCATTAAAGATATATGTGTCCCTGGTATTTACAATTTTCTATAGAATTTCTCacttaaatgaattttttttaatccacaGGATATTTTAAAGAACAACTAAGACAACtaaaaagtttaataaaatGCCTTCCACCTTCCAGTCTTCCACACACAGGAAATATATGTTAGACCATGTTTTcttatttagttttatttatttattatatatgaaagTGAAGATTTGCTACATAACTTTGTAGATTGGTCCCTTACAAGTGTCTGATGCAGAAAAAGTTAAGGTTAAATTGAATGTCTGATGGATGAGAAAGATGTCAAGGGATTCATAAAGAGAGAAGATTTTGAGAAGCTCTCTGCAGACTTGTTCGAAAGGATTAGCCATCCTTGTCAAAAGGCTTTGCTCGATTCTGGTCTGTCTATGGATAAGATTAATTCTGTAGAGCTCATCGGTTCTGGATCTAGGATACCAGCTGTTAAGAAGATCTTAGCTTCTCTATTTGGTACAGAACCTAGACGGACCCTTAATGCAAGTGAGTGTGTGGCTCGTGGCTGTGCTATTCAGTGTGCAATGCTTAGTCCGATATACCGTGTCAAAGACTACGAGGTTCGTTATATTTCTTACATCTTTAAAGTATTGTACATATTTGCAAGCTATTTAttgggttttttttttgcagaagTTGTAAGGGGTGAAAAATTGATTTACCTACCTATATACTTGCCTGATGATTTTCTAGGCTAGTTAAATGGtcggttttttttttaagtaattttattaatattcataGTTAGTAAAATAGCTTTAAAAGAGTATTATTAGCAATTATTGTATTATTAACTAGCTTTTTGCTCGTGCTTCGCACACGAAAATTGTTGATGTtccatttaatttttataaatttcaaccAGTTTTTGACCgtgacaaaaaatattattgacgGATATTACAATTACAAATTACCCTCATAATAACATGTAGATAATTAATATTTGTGCACGTGCTTCGCACACACACGAAAATTTTCTATACTCcattccaaaattttaaattattagtgaTTATCGacgatgaaaaaaaatattattttgaaaggtCACGGTCAAAATTGCTTCTCTGAATAATATGCCTAGTGCTTCGCATACGGTTGTTTTTTTATCCACCaatttgtaataaaaatattaagtcatgtttagaaataattcaaatatatatacacacacacacacaagcaTGATTATACATATTATTCATGAAATGttaacttaaaaataaaaatatataattaaaaaaataagttaagatttTAATTGTACTCGCTTCTTAGCATCTCCTCAATTACATACTTCtatcataaaattattaaaatgcaTTTCGTGTTTAAACATTTATaaacttatactccctccgtcccaatttataggtccagtttggaaaaaaaatttgtctcaaaatacttgtccctctcttctttcaatacaaatttatctacatattaattgtgatttttttaaaactcaacattattctcatttctcaatgtaCTAactccctatatttattgtgatttttttgaaactcaactatattctcacttatcaatgcactaattaatgatacatgagataagattctgtctaaccaacttttttcttaatatgtgtgtttattccaaaatggacctataaattgagacggagggagtaattatttaaaaaaaattggaaaattataattatagttaaaatatcataagtcattaatcaaaaaaaattgaaaaattataattatagttaaaatGTCATAAGTCATTAATCATTGATATATGATCCCGAGGTAGAAAACAAATCGAACATCTCGTATGCAAGGTCGCAGTGATCTGTGAATAATCAGAAAATGAAGCCAAATGCGCTACAACACATCCTCGGAGCGTAGGTTTCAAATCATGTCTCCACTAATCGaggaattcaaaattcaaattaatatgaAAGATAATAGGAATGAGAGAGTAATCAAGCATCCACGAATCAAggaatttaaatttcaaactgataagagcatctccaaccatctaaaacccttggctaaaagatgagttggcttacttaaaataaaaaaatttagccaacagctccaaaaactcaactccaaccatgctcacctgttgtgtataaatttagccaatctcttatggatggctaaatttgtcgaacctctacaggtctgtaagaaaatctgtaggaagattgtacatcatttattaccatattgaactgatatattctattttaacaatttaaaatattaataacatactatttttaaattatagccaaccaatatagccagtaccattgaaacaaaatgtcttacaggttcagcaaattttacataatgtcttacatgtccaatttagccaacgattatagccaacgccgttggagatgctctaagaagaTAATAGTGTTGTGCGTGAAAGGGGCAGTTGGAGAATCAGATGAAAGTTACATGCTTTCTTGGAGTAATGCTTCCTAGACCCGTTTGTATATGGATCATCCAGcaaattgtcaaaaaaatatttagaaacagGTGGGTTTAGCCCGTTTAAAAATGGGTAGTCCAatgattttgtcaaaaaaaaaatgggtAGTCCAATGATAAAGGCTAATGCTAGCAAGAATTTAGAATATATTAAATtgaatattgatattgataattaataataattatgtgaaataaaataataatattcaaatttattacTCCCATTGCCCAAGTGTCATATAGTTCGTCAATTTGAAATATGCATTCAGAAAAGTTCTGCAAAAGTGAAAtcatataacaaatatatttctttctttttcaaaatttgtagtacatgaaaattaaatatgatcTTTTACAATCTACCTGCAGCACGATTAGGGTTTATCCATTATATTTAAACTGATATTGTTTGATTAGTTCAACAACTTAAATCCAGGTTAAAATTTTGGTTGAACTGATTACTTAATTTAACAATAAAGTTTTgacaaaaaaagaataaaacttAACAACAGGCTCGAAGTTCCTGgaagttatttttattaatccGGCTACACATTTTCTCTCCGTTCCTtttctctcactctctctcaaaACCTAGCCGTCATCACATATTTTTGAATGGGCTTCCATCAGTTtccaccggtggaaagccctgATTTCTTTTCTTCTACTTTCTtattttgaaatcttattttctattcaataagttcccaatttatttgggttttgttagtctctccttCTGTGAGAGTTAgtttgttttggtgtgtttttatgttcttcatgaccgaggttatagatcggcTTCGGCGtgattttcatgggtttgattcaggtttgaaggttattatgggatcgcatctatggtcgattgttcagaacattcaggtgaaaaccaatcagatggaaacaagtgtgtatattcaaatcatctgcaaatcgcttagttgcctcttcaagaaggaaggattcaacagcgatattattcggcgtctgtccaatttcgattatatttgtagatgccgtataacttttaattaatgaattgatgaattgattcatttttatcaaaaaaaacagGCTCGAAGTTCCGAAAATCCGGCTGAACTCAGcatcaaatatcaaattttaaatttataattcaaaagaTGTGATTTggaaaatcaatatacttatataaaggagaagcgaggggcgtgtaggtggcgcctctcacatcgctccgttctatttttctaattttttggaattttttgatgaaaaatatcaaaaattagaactaccttttttaatttCGGGTATATTTGAA
This region includes:
- the LOC108208819 gene encoding heat shock 70 kDa protein 16 isoform X2, with the translated sequence MSIVGFDMGNENCVIGVAKQGGIDVLLNEESNREIPAVVSFGEKQRFIGLAGAASATMNPKSTISQVKRMIGVKFREMEEDHRLLPFETSEGPDGGILIHVQYLNEKHSFTPVQILAMLFAHLKQMSEKSLMTSISKCVIGTPSYFTDQQRRAYLDAAEIAGLHPLRLMHDCTAIALGYGIYRTEFPSKRRSTVVFVDIGHCDTQVTVAAFRPGHMEILSHSFDRNLGGRNFDEVLFKHFATEFKEHYNIDVYSNTRAAVRLRVACEKLKKVLSANPEAPLNIECLMDEKDVKGFIKREDFEKLSADLFERISHPCQKALLDSGLSMDKINSVELIGSGSRIPAVKKILASLFGTEPRRTLNASECVARGCAIQCAMLSPIYRVKDYEVKDSFPFSIGLSLDEGLINNSNGILFPKGCLFPSEKILQLHRRSTFHMEAFYADQNELPSGISPQISKFIIGPLQVSDAEKVKVKVKVLLNLHGIVMIQSATSLIEGCRDNSSGKSNAHSTSEHIEGDNHVSSDVANGASAESYLPTKRTADDMREEEIQRQDIPVSESVCGGMTWAELSEAQTKELQLTQQDIKMERTQEKKNLLESYVYETRTKLFNTYRGYAAESEREGISSNLQQTEDWLYEDGDDESEIVYSEKLAHLKELVDPIERRFRDEEARVRAASRLFNCIEDYQKAVGSLSSDQKEAVLIECDKAQQWLLEKIQQQECMPKNADPVLWSSEINKKAETLDATCFHITRPKDSATKPDEVMDDRNEEDDNMSVD